Below is a window of Georgenia soli DNA.
ACCGGTGGCCGTGCGCGGCGAGGTGGGCGGCGCCCACGATGCCCGCGGTGTTGCGCAGCGCGGCGGGCACGACGGGGGCGGTCGTGCGCAGCAGGGGCAGGAACTTCTCGTGCTTCTTGCTCACCCCGCCGCCCACCACGATGAGCTCGGGGGAGAAGAGCATCTCGACGGTCTCGTAGAACCGCTGGAGCCGCTGGGCCCAGTCCTCCCAGCTGAGCCCCTCGCTCTCCTTCACGGAGGAGGCGGCGCGGTCCTCGGCGTCGTGACCGTCGATCTCGAGGTGGCCGAGCTCGGTGTTGGGCACGAGCGTGCCGTCGACGATCAGGGCCGAGCCGATACCGGTGCCGAGGGTGGTCACGAGGACGACGCCGGGCACGCCGCGTGCGGCCCCGAACGCGACCTCGGCGACGCCGGCCGCGTCGGCGTCGTTGACGGCGACCACCTCGCGCCCGATCGCCTCGGACATGAGGGCGGGGACGTCGATGCCCGTCCACGACTTGTCGAGGTTCGCGATGAAGGGCACCACCCCGTGCTTGATGGGGGCGGGGAAGGTGAGGCCGATCGGCGCCGGGTCCGGGAGGTCGAACCGGGCCACCAGCTCCGCGACGGTCTCGGCCACGGCGCGCGGCAGCGAGGGGCTCGGGGTGGGGATGCGCACCCGCTCGGCGGTGAGCTCGCCGGTGGCCAGGTCCACGGGCGCTCCCTTGATGCCCGAGCCTCCGATGTCGATGCCGAAACCGACGGCGGGCGCGGCGGGGTGGGTCATGGTTCTCCTCGATGAGATGGATGAGACGGGCCGGTGGGCCCGGACGGCGGGGCCGGCGGCGCCGCCGGGTCAGGGCAGTGTGAGGATCTCGGCGCCGTCCTCGGTGACGACGATGGTGTGCTCCCACTGCGCGGTGCGGGAGCGGTCCCTGGTGAGGACGGTCCAGCCGTCGTCCCACTGCTCCCAGTCGATGTCGCCCAGCGTGAGCATCGGCTCGATGGTGAAGACCATGCCGGGGACCATGACGTCGTCGTAGCGGGGCGCCGAGTCGTAGTGGGGGATCACGAGGCCGGAGTGGAACGCCTCGCCCACGCCGTGACCGGTGAAGTCCCGGACCACGCCGTAGTCGAAGCGGCGCGCGTAGGCCTCGATCACCCGGCCGATGACGTTGACCTCGCGCCCCGGGCGCACGGCCCTGATGCCGCGCTCCATCGCGGTGCGGGTCCGCTCGACGAGCAGGTGCGACTCCTCGTCGACCTCACCCACCTCGAACATGGCGTTGAGGTCGCCGTGCACGCCGTCGAGGTAGGCGGTGACGTCGACGTTGAGGATGTCGCCCTCCTGCAGCACGGTGGAGTCGGGGATGCCGTGGCAGATGACCTCGTTGACGGAGGTGCACAGCGACTTGGGGAAACCCATGTACTCCAGCGTGGAGGGGTAGGCGCCGTGGTCGACGAGGAACTCGTGCCCGACCCGGTCGAGCTCGTCCGTGGTCACCCCGGGGGCGACGTGCCGGCCGACCTCCTCCAGGGCCTGGGCCGCGAGGCGGGAGGCGCGCCGGATGCGCTCGACGGTCTCCGGGCTCTTCACGTCGGAGGCCGTGACCCGCTCGGGACCGGTGCGCCCGACGTACTCGGGCCGCGGGATCGACGCCGGGACGGTGCGGAGGGGGGAGACGGTTCCCTTGGTCAAGGTGCCCCGGGGGGCGCGGTCGGCGAGCATGGTGGCAGTCTACGGACCGTCGTCGGCGGCCTTGGAGGAGCGATGAGCGAGCAGCAGGAGTTCTACTACAACCTCGCCACCGGCCAGGTGGAGGAGGGGAAGGTGCACGGGGCGACCAACCGCATGGGTCCGTACCCGAGCGCCGAGGCGGCGGCCCAGGCCCTCGCCCGTGCCCAGGACCGCAACGAGAGGTGGGCCGAGGAGGACGAGGCCTGGGAGGACGAGCAGTAGGCGCCGCCGGCGCTCAGGACTCGTACACGTGCTCGGCCGCCGGGAAGCTGCGGTCGCGCACCGCCCGGGCGTAGGCGCGGGTCGCCGAGGCCAGCTCGGCCCCGACCTCGCCGAAGCGCCGGGCGAACCGCGGCGACCAGGACGTCATGCCGGCCATGTCGGTCCAGACGAGCACCTGGCCGTCCACCTCCGGGCCCGCGCCGATCCCGATGGTCGGGATGGGGAGCACCTCGGTGACCCGGGCGGCCACGGGGCCGGGGACCATCTCGAGGACGACGGCGACCGCGCCCGCGTCCGCCAGCGCCAGCGCGTCCGCGACGAGCCTGTCCGCGGCCTCGTGGCCCCGGCCCTGGACCCGCTTGCCGCCGAGGAGGTTCTCGGCCTGGGGGGTGAACCCGAGGTGCCCGACCACGGGGATGCCCGAGCGCGTGAGCAGCCGCACGTGCTCGGCCAGGTGCTCCCCGCCCTCGAACTTCACGGCGTGCGCCCCGGCCTCCTTGAGCATCCGCACCGCGGAGGCGTGGCACTGGGCCGGCGAGGCCTCGTAGGAGCCGAAGGGCAGGTCGGCCACCACCAGGGCGCGCTGCGCGGTCCGGGCCACCGCGCGCACCGCCGGGATCATGTCGTCCACGGTGACGGGGATGGTCGTCGGATGGGCGTGCATGTTGTCGCCGATGGAGTCGCCCACCAGGAGGATGTCG
It encodes the following:
- the ppgK gene encoding polyphosphate--glucose phosphotransferase gives rise to the protein MTHPAAPAVGFGIDIGGSGIKGAPVDLATGELTAERVRIPTPSPSLPRAVAETVAELVARFDLPDPAPIGLTFPAPIKHGVVPFIANLDKSWTGIDVPALMSEAIGREVVAVNDADAAGVAEVAFGAARGVPGVVLVTTLGTGIGSALIVDGTLVPNTELGHLEIDGHDAEDRAASSVKESEGLSWEDWAQRLQRFYETVEMLFSPELIVVGGGVSKKHEKFLPLLRTTAPVVPAALRNTAGIVGAAHLAAHGHR
- the map gene encoding type I methionyl aminopeptidase, which gives rise to MLADRAPRGTLTKGTVSPLRTVPASIPRPEYVGRTGPERVTASDVKSPETVERIRRASRLAAQALEEVGRHVAPGVTTDELDRVGHEFLVDHGAYPSTLEYMGFPKSLCTSVNEVICHGIPDSTVLQEGDILNVDVTAYLDGVHGDLNAMFEVGEVDEESHLLVERTRTAMERGIRAVRPGREVNVIGRVIEAYARRFDYGVVRDFTGHGVGEAFHSGLVIPHYDSAPRYDDVMVPGMVFTIEPMLTLGDIDWEQWDDGWTVLTRDRSRTAQWEHTIVVTEDGAEILTLP
- the panB gene encoding 3-methyl-2-oxobutanoate hydroxymethyltransferase; this translates as MSSSVPPEQRAASTAATGTPSGGDPSVAAGPASEQARGPRKVRVHHLRQAKERGEPLTMLTAYDAVTARIFDEAGIDILLVGDSIGDNMHAHPTTIPVTVDDMIPAVRAVARTAQRALVVADLPFGSYEASPAQCHASAVRMLKEAGAHAVKFEGGEHLAEHVRLLTRSGIPVVGHLGFTPQAENLLGGKRVQGRGHEAADRLVADALALADAGAVAVVLEMVPGPVAARVTEVLPIPTIGIGAGPEVDGQVLVWTDMAGMTSWSPRFARRFGEVGAELASATRAYARAVRDRSFPAAEHVYES